The following DNA comes from Hylaeus volcanicus isolate JK05 unplaced genomic scaffold, UHH_iyHylVolc1.0_haploid 12197, whole genome shotgun sequence.
TCGTTTAAAGGTAATGGATGGCGTACGGAACGAAAGGAATCACGTACCGGGGTACCCCTATAATGTAGTTCTATAGTATCTTCACACAATGTTATATTGACTGTATttgtgtgttttattttatctaagCGTTCATCATGCGTTGATAGAAAGGGTTCGACCTCATTCTCATTCGTTCCcttgtcaattttttttaagtccAACATGTTCTATTCCTCCGCCTCAATCGAATTCTATTACTTGTTTGGTACTTGTAAATGTATCTCGGGAGTCAActtttcatataataaatataaatatggtACATTAAAGTATCatgagtttattatttaaaaaaaagtctcGATTCatgaaactaattaaaaacCTTCAAACGCTTGTATTACTCTATAGAGCGTAGTAACAACAAAAAGTTGGCTTGACACTTTATTGTTTTACTAAAGAAAACTTGACACAACGGTCTCGGTCAAACTAACTCTTGTTACCCTCACTTTCtttatcatttgttttttcagaAATCACGTTTGAACGGTTTATCTGTACTATTCATTAAAACTTTGTCTTCTTTCCTCTTATTGGTTTATAGTCAAAATcaagcaattcaatttttagaaaaacagATGCATAACTGTTCCTAAGTTTTCCTCAGATTCACCGTTTGTTATAAGTACTCAATctataagaaaatttatctTGACACATGACGTTACCCGTccctttgttattttaaagtacggacaaacaaaaaacattGACAATATTTAAGATACAAAAAAGGCttgttttctcatttttttattacaaacgtAATAGTAAAGTAAACCTTAAACAAAAAGTCCTACACAACATTTCGCAAGGTATTCATAAcaacttttattacttttatatgaCTTTGCAAATCGAGTTATTCGCTTACAAAAAATTGTCATtgagtttttttcttttcaatctCATAAAATAAACGTATCATTTATGGTCTTTGCAAAAAACGTAATCGTATAATACATTATCTTGAAACTATTGCAACAATCCGTTGAACATTGtagtataaaaaatttcagtttcCTTTCATGTCGTTCAAcgaaacattttgtattttaatcattactagttttaaaaatatcatacgCAAGAACATGATAGATTAGAATATTTTCGGCGCGTCTTTGACAGATTTCAAGAGACGTTAGGGTATCACTAGTTAGATATCCCTTACTGTAGTCACACTTGTTAAGGTATCACTGGTTAGATACCCTTGCTAAAGTCAAACTTNNNNNNNNNNTACTCAAGTCAAACTTGTTAAGGTATCATTGGTTAGATACCCTTACTCAAGTTAAACTTGTTAAAGTATTACTGGTTAGCTATCAGTTATAAATTTGACGTTGGTAAGGTGATACTATCTAAACTTTCTCTTGCTGAGGTGTTCTTTCTTACGGGTATCAATCGTTAAGGTATCACTTTGTCGATTACCATATTATAGTAGTGTGCATTAATGTGACCTTTgtaaacttttactttttgtacTCACACAATTGTATTGTGACAGTTGTTTGCAAGATAACCATTTGTTTAAAGGCAGGTGAGTGAAAAGCATGGGCCGCGTAACCCCGTACGGCGGACTATTTGATGTGGGGTACCCTTAGCAAAACGACATAGTATAAAAgactacaaatatttatggattGATTTATAAAgagtgaaaaaataaacaaggaGAAGTAGTGGTTTTGATCTTTGTAAAAAAACCATACACTGTTGTTAGCTTTTTCGACACGTAAGACAAAAAGAGTGAGACGcgttaataatgtttattgtacaaaaattttcagCTACCggatttttgtttacagaaaGAAGCATGTTTTTTCTGCAAAGTGTTTAAAacaggaaaataaatatattgttaaatactTTTGTTGAAGAATTGTCTATAAAACTCGTGTCCTCGTCAAAAATGAGTAtgatcttttttaatattgatgtaaaaaaaaaaacgtgtttaacatgaaaaaatagacATGGGTGTAAAATTACTATAGTaccattattttaatatgacATATATACTAAAAGATAGAAAAACATGTACTGAAACGGGACAGAGTCCTGATAAACAATTACTCGCGTaactgttccttttttttttaaagtatcgtACAAGACGAAAGCTAGTTAAAAAAACGTTATTAACTTGTAGGTTTTTTGTCTCAagcgtttttttaaatagttgaGAAGTATGTGAATAATAACCTGTTGTTGTATAGTTTTCATGTTGCCTTGATGCGTTAAAgatatatatgttttttttactctaaacaaattttttttagcttGAGAACAATGTCTCTTTTTAAATGccttcaaaaatttttttttttcttgttgagtTAATGACGATTTGTTTCTAGttggtattaattattatgtgCATGAGACATTCTTATTGAAAGTTCATACCGTATAAAtattgcaacattttttttactttttagtCGAAAAGTTTTTTcatgataaatttttttttgttttagagaCGTTGATTGCAAGAAAAATGGGTCTTGCATTAGGAAAACTTTTTTCAaggttttttggtaaaaaggAGATGCGCATTCTTATGGTCGGATTAGATGGCGCTGGGAAAACGACCATTTTGTATAAGCTAAAACTTGGAGAAGTTGTAACAACAATTCCAACCATCGGTTCggcttattttaattttaatgaaagtcactttttatatttcctcAGGCTTTAATGTTGAAACagttgaatacaaaaatatatgttttactGTGTGGGATGTTGGTGGTCAAGATAAAATTCGACCTCTTTGGAGACATTATTTCTCTAACACGCAAGGACTTATTTTTGTCGTTGACTCCAATGATAGAGAACGAATTGAAGGAGGTTAGTTTTTATAAGATAATCTAAATAAACATGTTGCTTTCGTTTTGTTCTTGGCAGCTCGAGAAGAACTTCATAGAATGTTACAAGAAGACGAATTACGTGATgcaattcttcttctttttgctAATAAGCAAGATCTTCCTAATGCAATGGCAGCTGGAGAAATCACAGAAAAACttcatttacaattaattcgtAATCGAAATTGGTATGTTTGCttgtttttttgaaaaaaaaaaaattggtttgTCATTCTTTTTCCtactattaaattttgtaggTTCATCCAGTCTACATGTGCTACAACCGGCGATGGTCTCTATGAAGGTTTGGACTGGTTATCTTCCACACTTGCACGCAAAAGGTGaggtttttattttcttccaacatctttattaattattttatttttttagttgaAACTAACAATCTCCCGCTCCCCCCCGAAAAATTAAGTATAGactattaattattgatatatatcaattaatttttattttattaagaaaaaaaaaatgacgtgCTCTTTTTTTTGAATTCGATAAAACTTACTTTTGTTGAGTAACACaagttgtattttttttttggcttGTGCTTAATTTGAacatttgaaaagaaacactagagattacataaaaataagtatcatgaatttttagtattagaatacatagaaatatataagtacaatattttctacaaGTTGAACTCTAAACAAATTGTATATGAtactaattattatactttcgATTCTTGAAGCTTTGAGAAGTGGTTTCAATTCAGCATCATCGCTTCAACTTGTTCTCAAATTAACTGCCTaacatatttcttattttaatgctattaaatgttatttaaaaattggaatgatttgataaaattgacgTCTTCTTTTAGGAAAACAAGTTTCTGGAGATTGGTTTTCGCGTATTAATACCAAAGCCTGACTTTAAAAAGGGTAAAGATGTGTTGAAGGAAGAATTgaatcgtttttttctttttaaatgatgTAAAGGATTAGGTAACACTTGTGGAAAAAGGTGTTGTTTTGAAAGCATTTTCTtagatgaaaatgataaaggaGTGAAGctagtgttttgaaaacaTGGCACATTATGAGGTGAACGgaaactgaaattttttagCAAGGAGGCAAAATCATTTGAGGTTGTCCAAGTAGGAAATTGTGAAAAAATCATTTGATTCTCAGAACTTTTCGGTTGGTCCACAAGGTttaattttcgattcatttgaTGCCATGATAACACACTCGTTGTAGGAAAGGTCTCCTTCGAAGCAGAGGATAACCCAAGAGGTGTTAAAGAATCGAATGATTCTAAAGGTACTGTTGTATTCgaaaacgtttttaaattctttagtGAACGTTTTTTTTGAATGACATTGTGAGGTGAAGCCtgaaatcttttcttttcaacacCATTTGTAGTTGGTAAGGAAACTTTctataaatcataaaataagCGAAACTTTATCAAATCGAACAAACATTGAACATCTTACATTCTGTCTCCAGTCATTCGTACGTTTTGCTCCTGGTGCCCGTTCTTGCATCATAATACGCGTTTCCCGTCTTTTCGGCCTATTCCTTTCATTTCCACTTGCACGTAACTGTTGAACAGATTGTCTTTTACCACTAAACTTCCATATGTTCAATTGGTTCTCTCGTTTTTGTTGTCCTAATACAACAATTCCAAATGCATCAAGGTATTACGGAATAAACTACCCTGGTAAGAAGTCATTTTACGTTTCGATTTCTTCCCATTGACTTGTTCTTTGTTCAATCCGATTTCGCCTTTGATTTTACTTTCTATCAAAAAAAATAACCATCATACTTTTACGCATGCTATTATCACATTCATACtgttaactttctttttttcataactTATAACATCGGCTAAAGAtgaagataattttttttcaatatccaTTGGCAAGTCtttcatataatttctaataacgCGCATGTCACTTTCCACATGATCATAGAGTAGAAAAAGTATGTCGTTTTTATTAGACCTGATCCTGTATACCTAATAAATCGCTACAGAATGAAACGGCCACAGAAAAAAATGAcgcctttttattttcttgaaattgttataaatatctcTAGAATACTATTCCATCACACTATGATGACCTACAAATGACAAGAGTGAAAGGGACGGCGTATGCACTTCACTAACCGAATTCCattctaatttaattccacTTTAATTTAGTAACGAATTCactagaaaaaagaaatttattaaaaaaacacatCAGAAAGACAAACATTATAAACAATCCGATGTCACGCTTTTTAACAATCGAGTTGCGAACCatcatgaataaatttttgcacGTTCactttaacattaaaaatcgTCTACTACCACTCCCCCATCTACCAACAAACAGacgtatgtataaaatgtactAGAAAAacgcttttaattttcaactcCAATGGAATGATTCCTTCTTTATAAAGCATGACAGGgtcataaaaaaaacataatttctgTAAATGAT
Coding sequences within:
- the LOC128883055 gene encoding ADP-ribosylation factor 4-like translates to MGLALGKLFSRFFGKKEMRILMVGLDGAGKTTILYKLKLGEVVTTIPTIGFNVETVEYKNICFTVWDVGGQDKIRPLWRHYFSNTQGLIFVVDSNDRERIEGAREELHRMLQEDELRDAILLLFANKQDLPNAMAAGEITEKLHLQLIRNRNWFIQSTCATTGDGLYEGLDWLSSTLARKS
- the LOC128883054 gene encoding uncharacterized protein LOC128883054 — encoded protein: MRVIRNYMKDLPMDIEKKLSSSLADVISYEKKKVNKSKIKGEIGLNKEQVNGKKSKRKMTSYQGQQKRENQLNIWKFSGKRQSVQQLRASGNERNRPKRRETRIMMQERAPGAKRTNDWRQNKVSLPTTNGVEKKRFQASPHNVIQKKRSLKNLKTFSNTTVPLESFDSLTPLGLSSASKETFPTTSVLSWHQMNRKLNLVDQPKSSENQMIFSQFPTWTTSNDFASLLKNFSFRSPHNVPCFQNTSFTPLSFSSKKMLSKQHLFPQVLPNPLHHLKRKKRFNSSFNTSLPFLKSGFGINTRKPISRNLFS